The following are from one region of the Gryllotalpicola protaetiae genome:
- the tsf gene encoding translation elongation factor Ts: MATISIADIKALREQLGTGMVDTKKALEEADGDLEKATEILRLKGAKGNAKRADRSTSEGLVAARAKGEEAWLIELACETDFVAKNDKFIALADGVLEAIVLADAKSLEEALAAPAATKTVAEVIDDEAAVIGEKIVLRRLSYLTGDAFSIYLHKTSKDLPPQVGVVVAYTGSDEETARSIAQHISFANPDYLTRDDVPADKVAGERRIVEEISRQEGKPEAILPKIVEGRLGAYYKQVALLEQDYAKDNSQTVAKVAQAAGLTLTGFARFKVGA, translated from the coding sequence ATGGCAACCATCAGCATCGCCGACATCAAGGCGCTGCGTGAGCAGCTCGGCACGGGCATGGTCGACACCAAGAAGGCGCTCGAGGAGGCCGACGGCGACCTCGAGAAGGCGACCGAGATCCTGCGTCTGAAGGGCGCAAAGGGCAACGCCAAGCGCGCCGACCGTTCGACGAGCGAGGGCCTCGTGGCCGCTCGCGCGAAGGGCGAAGAGGCGTGGCTCATCGAGCTCGCGTGCGAGACCGACTTCGTCGCGAAGAACGACAAGTTCATCGCGCTGGCAGACGGCGTGCTCGAGGCGATCGTCCTCGCCGACGCCAAGTCTCTGGAGGAGGCGCTCGCCGCCCCCGCCGCGACGAAGACCGTCGCCGAGGTCATCGACGACGAGGCAGCCGTCATCGGCGAGAAGATCGTGCTGCGCCGCCTGTCCTACCTGACCGGCGACGCGTTCTCGATCTATCTGCACAAGACCTCGAAGGATCTGCCGCCGCAGGTCGGCGTGGTCGTCGCGTACACCGGCTCCGACGAGGAGACGGCCCGCAGCATCGCCCAGCACATCTCGTTCGCGAACCCCGACTACCTCACGCGCGATGACGTGCCGGCCGACAAGGTCGCGGGCGAGCGCCGCATCGTCGAGGAGATCTCCCGCCAGGAGGGCAAGCCCGAGGCGATCCTTCCGAAGATCGTCGAGGGTCGCCTGGGCGCCTACTACAAGCAGGTCGCCCTGCTCGAGCAGGACTACGCGAAGGACAACTCGCAGACCGTGGCGAAGGTCGCGCAGGCCGCCGGCCTGACGCTGACCGGTTTCGCCCGCTTCAAGGTCGGCGCGTAA
- a CDS encoding phosphatidate cytidylyltransferase, whose translation MAQRPQGPDFKAQAQAARADFERQLQEGRAQFDNARAQFDEVNERIRARTGRNLILAILIGLGAGVLVLGSLIFVTELFMVFAAAAIALAVVELGTALRASGRDIPRTASVIAALAVVPASYYLDAEWRWVVTMAGIAFVVLWRVVEYAWPSRRGGADALLRDITASILVLAYVGLLASFAVLLASPSASPGGKWWLIAAVVVVVATDTGAYAAGLNFGRHKMAPEISPGKTWEGFAGAGVAAIVAGILLSIFMIHVPWWFGFVLGPVLLFTATIGDLAESLIKRDIGIKDMSGWLPGHGGVLDRLDSILPSMAATYALYLIFYPLFS comes from the coding sequence ATGGCGCAGCGGCCCCAGGGCCCCGACTTCAAGGCGCAAGCCCAGGCCGCGCGCGCCGACTTCGAGCGACAGCTTCAGGAGGGGCGTGCGCAGTTCGACAACGCCCGCGCGCAGTTCGATGAGGTCAATGAGCGCATCCGCGCCCGCACCGGTCGCAATCTGATCCTGGCAATCCTGATCGGCCTCGGAGCAGGGGTGCTCGTCCTCGGCAGCCTGATCTTCGTCACCGAGCTGTTCATGGTGTTCGCCGCTGCCGCGATCGCCCTTGCGGTGGTCGAGCTCGGCACGGCGCTGCGCGCGAGTGGCCGCGACATCCCGCGCACGGCGAGCGTCATCGCCGCCCTCGCCGTCGTGCCGGCGTCGTATTATCTGGATGCCGAATGGCGCTGGGTCGTCACCATGGCCGGCATCGCGTTCGTCGTGCTGTGGCGGGTCGTGGAGTACGCGTGGCCCTCGCGCCGCGGCGGCGCCGACGCGCTGCTGCGCGACATCACGGCATCCATTCTTGTTTTGGCATATGTCGGCCTGCTCGCGAGCTTCGCCGTCCTGCTCGCCTCGCCCAGCGCCTCGCCTGGCGGCAAGTGGTGGCTGATCGCCGCGGTGGTCGTCGTGGTGGCGACCGACACGGGGGCGTATGCCGCAGGGCTCAACTTCGGCCGCCACAAGATGGCGCCGGAGATCAGCCCCGGAAAGACCTGGGAGGGCTTCGCCGGCGCCGGCGTCGCGGCGATCGTCGCCGGCATCCTGCTCTCCATCTTCATGATCCACGTGCCGTGGTGGTTCGGGTTCGTGCTCGGGCCCGTGCTGCTGTTCACCGCGACCATCGGAGACCTCGCCGAGTCGCTGATCAAGCGCGACATCGGCATCAAGGACATGAGCGGCTGGCTGCCGGGGCACGGGGGAGTGCTCGACCGGCTCGACTCGATCCTGCCGTCGATGGCTGCCACCTACGCGCTGTACCTGATCTTCTATCCGCTGTTCTCCTGA
- the frr gene encoding ribosome recycling factor encodes MIADVLSDATERMGKSVDAAKEDFSEVRTGRANPSLFARVLVDYYGSPTPLQQLASLQVPEARVILIQPFDKSALKEIEKAIVARADLGVTPNNDGNIIRITMPELTEERRKDYVKVVRGKAEEARVSIRNIRRRAKDDLDALKNEVGEDEIARGEKELDALTKKHVDQIDDALTRKEAELLEV; translated from the coding sequence GTGATCGCTGATGTCCTGTCCGACGCGACAGAACGCATGGGCAAGTCCGTCGACGCCGCGAAGGAGGACTTCTCGGAGGTGCGCACAGGGCGCGCCAACCCGTCGCTCTTCGCGCGCGTGCTGGTGGACTATTACGGCAGCCCGACCCCGCTGCAGCAGCTGGCCTCTCTGCAGGTGCCGGAGGCGCGCGTCATCCTGATCCAGCCGTTCGACAAGAGCGCCCTGAAGGAGATCGAGAAGGCGATCGTCGCCCGCGCCGACCTCGGCGTCACCCCGAACAACGACGGCAACATCATCCGCATCACGATGCCGGAGCTCACCGAAGAGCGCCGCAAGGACTATGTGAAGGTCGTGCGCGGCAAGGCGGAGGAGGCGCGCGTGTCGATCCGCAACATCCGCCGCCGCGCGAAGGACGACCTCGACGCACTCAAGAACGAGGTCGGCGAAGACGAGATCGCCCGCGGTGAGAAGGAGCTCGATGCTCTGACGAAGAAGCACGTCGACCAGATCGACGATGCTCTCACCCGCAAGGAAGCCGAACTCCTCGAGGTCTGA
- a CDS encoding DivIVA domain-containing protein, producing MSSFPTVGRGKRGYDPEQVDAFLTRARNVFDGRARGLGAIDIRRTAFDLTKTGYEPDAVDAALERLEDVFAERERQQARGELGEKEWFGRARELAQVIVNRLDRPDKQRFSRTGPLTPGYSTVEVDRFSGRLIRYFSEGLPITVDEVRTVTFRPQRGGYSEAQVDLLLDSVTDVMLAVR from the coding sequence ATGTCGAGTTTCCCCACCGTCGGCCGCGGCAAGCGCGGCTACGACCCCGAGCAGGTCGACGCCTTCCTGACGAGGGCGCGCAACGTGTTCGACGGCCGTGCGCGGGGGCTCGGTGCGATCGACATCCGCCGCACGGCGTTCGACCTCACGAAGACCGGCTACGAGCCTGACGCGGTCGACGCCGCGCTCGAGCGACTCGAGGACGTCTTCGCTGAGCGCGAGCGGCAGCAGGCTCGGGGCGAACTCGGAGAAAAGGAATGGTTCGGACGGGCCCGCGAGCTCGCGCAGGTCATCGTCAACCGCCTGGACCGCCCCGACAAGCAGCGGTTCTCGCGCACGGGGCCGCTCACGCCCGGCTACAGCACGGTGGAAGTCGATCGTTTTTCCGGCCGTCTGATCAGGTATTTCTCTGAAGGTCTGCCGATCACGGTCGATGAGGTGAGGACTGTGACCTTCCGGCCCCAGCGAGGTGGCTACAGCGAGGCGCAGGTCGACCTGCTGCTCGACTCCGTCACGGACGTGATGCTGGCCGTTCGGTGA
- a CDS encoding tetratricopeptide repeat protein — MSDERAAQISSLRGAVDLSGLVNRPEPAAAGAGASAEASGPARLVVDVDDRTFTQLVDVSRTVPVIVDLWASWAEQSTRLSATLVKLVREYAGRFVLARVEAERNPQLAQAFQAQEVPTVAAVIGGRPIGLFVGELPEPEIRDAIEQVLAFAAQNGVTGTVDVDDADAGADAAEPAPAPLPPLHQEAYDAIERGDFQAAIDAYTKAIAQNPGDHDAKAGLAQVSLLHRLEGRTLDEVRAAAAAAPDDVDAQLDVADADLSGGHVEDAFDRLLSLFPKLDAEGKNRVRERLVEFFEVVGAEDARVMKARGRLASLLY; from the coding sequence GTGAGTGACGAGAGGGCTGCCCAGATCTCGAGTCTGCGTGGCGCTGTGGATCTTTCCGGATTGGTGAACAGGCCCGAGCCGGCCGCCGCAGGCGCGGGGGCTTCCGCTGAGGCGTCTGGCCCCGCTCGCCTGGTCGTCGACGTCGACGACCGCACGTTCACGCAGCTGGTCGACGTCTCGCGCACCGTGCCTGTCATCGTCGACCTGTGGGCCTCGTGGGCCGAGCAGTCCACGAGGCTCTCGGCGACGCTCGTCAAGCTCGTGCGCGAATACGCGGGCCGCTTCGTGCTCGCGCGCGTCGAAGCCGAGCGCAACCCGCAGCTCGCGCAGGCGTTCCAGGCGCAGGAGGTGCCGACCGTCGCGGCGGTGATCGGCGGGCGGCCGATCGGGCTGTTCGTCGGCGAGTTGCCCGAGCCCGAGATCAGGGACGCGATCGAGCAGGTGCTCGCGTTCGCGGCCCAGAACGGCGTCACCGGCACGGTCGACGTCGACGATGCGGATGCCGGGGCCGATGCCGCCGAACCAGCCCCCGCACCGCTGCCGCCCCTTCACCAGGAGGCGTACGACGCGATCGAGCGCGGCGACTTCCAGGCTGCGATCGATGCGTACACCAAGGCGATCGCGCAGAACCCCGGCGACCATGACGCGAAGGCCGGACTCGCGCAGGTGAGCCTGCTGCACCGGCTGGAGGGCAGGACGCTCGACGAGGTGAGGGCAGCCGCGGCTGCGGCGCCCGACGATGTCGACGCTCAGCTCGACGTCGCGGACGCCGACCTCTCCGGCGGTCACGTCGAGGACGCGTTCGACCGGCTGCTGTCGCTGTTCCCGAAGCTCGACGCCGAGGGGAAGAACCGCGTGCGCGAACGCCTCGTCGAGTTCTTCGAGGTGGTCGGGGCCGAGGACGCGCGCGTCATGAAGGCGCGCGGGCGGCTGGCGAGCCTGCTGTACTAG
- the glgB gene encoding 1,4-alpha-glucan branching protein GlgB, translating into MSSVTLPRIAEETLQSLAEGRHHEPHAVLGQHPIATGSVSDPVTVIRTLRPLASSVSAVLASGAHVELGHIGHGVWQGVSITGMSDYVIEARYDDGSVYVADDPYRFSPTLGEGDTWLIQQGRHEELWNALGAHVREHWGVAAATKGVAFAVWAPNATAVRVVGDFNSWNGAGHTMRSMGGSGLWELFVPGLDVGTLYKFDIRTRSGDWVRKSDPLAQYTEVPPATASVVGESRYEWGDGDWLAARRTSHHDKPISIYELHFGSWRPGLSYREAADQLIEYVTWLGFTHVEFLPLAEHPFAPSWGYQVTGYYAATSRFGHPDDLRYLIDRLHRAGIGVIMDWVPGHFPKDDWALARFDGQPLYEHADPRLGEQKDWGTYVFDFGRTEVRNFLYANALYWLETFHVDGLRVDAVASMLYRDYSRNDGEWTPNIHGGREYLEAIGFLQETTATAYKRYPGIMMIAEESTSWSGVTKPTDQGGLGFGFKWNMGWMHDSLQYIERDPAYRSYHHNEMTFAMVYAYSENFILPISHDEVVHGKGSLLDKMPGDHWQKRANLRAFLAFMWAHPGKQLLFMGQEFGQWTEWNDETGLDWHLLDYPDHRQVAELVGDLNRIYRENSAFWRYDTEPRGFEWLEAGDAEHNVLAFLRWSEDGPVVCAFNFSGAPHQDYRLGLPFAGDWDEIVNTDAASYGGSGVGNLGRIHAEERGWGGRAASAEVNLPPLGAIFLRPTPAVPEVPAGPA; encoded by the coding sequence ATGAGCAGCGTCACCCTGCCCCGCATCGCCGAAGAGACGCTGCAGTCGCTCGCGGAGGGGCGGCATCACGAGCCGCACGCGGTTCTCGGCCAGCATCCGATCGCCACGGGCAGCGTCAGCGACCCGGTGACCGTGATCCGCACGCTGCGCCCGCTCGCGAGCTCGGTGTCCGCCGTGCTCGCGAGCGGCGCGCACGTCGAGCTCGGGCACATCGGGCACGGCGTGTGGCAGGGGGTGTCGATCACGGGCATGAGCGACTACGTGATCGAGGCGCGCTACGACGACGGCAGCGTCTACGTGGCCGACGACCCCTACCGCTTCTCCCCGACGCTCGGCGAGGGCGACACCTGGCTGATCCAGCAGGGTCGGCACGAAGAGCTGTGGAACGCGCTCGGCGCGCACGTGCGCGAGCACTGGGGCGTCGCGGCCGCGACGAAGGGCGTCGCCTTCGCGGTGTGGGCGCCCAATGCGACTGCCGTGCGCGTCGTCGGCGACTTCAACTCGTGGAACGGCGCGGGCCACACGATGCGCTCGATGGGCGGCAGCGGCCTATGGGAGCTGTTCGTCCCAGGCCTCGACGTCGGCACGCTCTACAAGTTCGACATCCGCACCAGGTCGGGCGACTGGGTTCGCAAGTCCGACCCGCTCGCGCAGTACACCGAGGTGCCACCCGCCACGGCCTCCGTGGTGGGCGAGAGCCGCTACGAGTGGGGCGACGGCGACTGGCTCGCAGCCCGCCGCACGAGCCATCACGACAAGCCGATCTCGATCTACGAGCTGCACTTCGGCTCGTGGCGGCCCGGCCTGTCTTACCGCGAGGCCGCCGATCAGCTCATCGAGTACGTCACCTGGCTCGGCTTCACCCACGTCGAGTTCCTGCCGCTCGCCGAGCACCCGTTTGCGCCGTCATGGGGCTACCAGGTGACCGGCTACTACGCGGCGACGAGCCGCTTCGGCCACCCCGACGACCTGCGGTACCTCATCGACCGGCTGCACCGCGCGGGCATCGGCGTGATCATGGACTGGGTGCCCGGCCATTTCCCGAAGGACGACTGGGCGCTCGCACGATTCGATGGCCAGCCGCTCTACGAGCACGCCGACCCGCGCCTCGGCGAGCAGAAGGACTGGGGCACCTACGTCTTCGACTTCGGCCGCACCGAGGTGCGCAACTTCCTCTACGCGAACGCGCTCTACTGGCTCGAGACCTTCCACGTCGACGGTCTGCGCGTCGACGCGGTCGCCTCGATGCTCTACCGCGACTATTCCCGCAACGACGGCGAGTGGACGCCCAACATCCACGGCGGGCGCGAATATCTCGAGGCGATCGGATTCCTGCAGGAGACGACTGCGACGGCGTACAAGCGCTACCCCGGCATCATGATGATCGCCGAGGAGTCGACGAGCTGGAGCGGCGTCACGAAGCCGACCGATCAGGGCGGTCTCGGCTTCGGCTTCAAGTGGAACATGGGGTGGATGCACGACTCGCTGCAGTACATCGAACGCGACCCCGCGTACCGCTCGTACCACCACAACGAGATGACCTTCGCGATGGTGTACGCGTACTCCGAGAACTTCATCCTTCCGATCAGCCACGACGAGGTGGTGCACGGCAAGGGCTCCTTGCTCGACAAGATGCCGGGCGACCACTGGCAGAAGCGCGCCAACCTGCGCGCCTTCCTCGCCTTCATGTGGGCGCACCCGGGCAAGCAGCTGCTGTTCATGGGCCAGGAGTTCGGCCAGTGGACAGAGTGGAACGACGAGACCGGCCTCGACTGGCATCTGCTCGACTACCCGGACCACCGCCAGGTCGCCGAGCTCGTCGGCGACCTCAACCGCATCTACCGCGAGAACTCGGCGTTCTGGCGCTATGACACCGAGCCGCGCGGCTTCGAGTGGCTCGAGGCGGGCGACGCCGAGCACAACGTGCTCGCCTTCCTGCGCTGGAGCGAGGACGGCCCCGTGGTCTGCGCATTCAACTTCTCGGGCGCGCCGCACCAGGATTATCGACTCGGCCTGCCGTTCGCCGGCGACTGGGACGAGATCGTGAACACGGATGCCGCGAGCTACGGCGGCTCAGGAGTGGGCAACCTCGGCCGCATCCATGCGGAGGAGCGCGGCTGGGGCGGTCGTGCCGCCAGCGCCGAGGTCAACCTGCCGCCGCTGGGCGCGATCTTCCTGCGCCCGACGCCGGCCGTTCCCGAGGTGCCGGCCGGCCCGGCTTGA
- the pyrH gene encoding UMP kinase, giving the protein MADEKKRRVLLKLSGEAFGAGSLGVNPDVIAALAREIADAAHTVEVAVVVGGGNFFRGAELSQRGMDRGRADYMGMLGTVMNALALQDFLEQAGAETRVQSAIAMTQVAEPYIPRRAERHLEKGRIVIFGAGAGLPYFSTDTVAAQRALEIGADAVLVAKNGVDGVYTADPKHDPTATKIDHLTYQDALQRGLKVVDSTAFSLCMDNRMPMQVFGMQPDGNVKAAILGEPIGTLVTH; this is encoded by the coding sequence ATGGCCGACGAAAAGAAGCGCAGAGTCCTCCTGAAGCTCTCCGGCGAGGCGTTCGGCGCCGGCTCGCTCGGGGTCAACCCCGACGTGATCGCCGCACTCGCGCGTGAGATCGCCGACGCGGCTCACACCGTGGAGGTGGCGGTCGTCGTCGGCGGCGGCAACTTCTTCCGCGGTGCAGAGCTCAGCCAGCGCGGGATGGACCGCGGGCGTGCCGACTACATGGGCATGCTCGGCACGGTGATGAACGCGCTCGCGCTGCAGGACTTCCTCGAGCAGGCGGGCGCAGAGACCCGCGTGCAGTCGGCGATCGCGATGACGCAGGTCGCCGAGCCGTACATCCCGCGCCGCGCGGAGCGCCACCTTGAGAAGGGCCGCATCGTCATCTTCGGTGCGGGTGCCGGACTGCCGTACTTCTCCACCGACACCGTCGCCGCGCAGCGGGCGCTCGAGATCGGCGCCGACGCGGTGCTCGTGGCGAAGAACGGCGTCGACGGCGTCTACACCGCCGACCCGAAGCACGACCCGACGGCGACGAAGATCGACCACCTCACCTACCAGGACGCGCTGCAGCGCGGCCTGAAGGTTGTCGACTCGACAGCTTTCAGCCTGTGCATGGACAACAGGATGCCGATGCAGGTGTTCGGGATGCAGCCGGACGGCAACGTCAAGGCCGCCATCCTCGGCGAGCCGATCGGCACCCTCGTCACCCACTAG
- a CDS encoding DivIVA domain-containing protein, producing MPEESEFTQVFRGYDKDEVDKALQELRRELIKANTQASDAGKEIKRLNGRIDELNAEIEEVGSPTFSGLGTKLENTLRVAEEQSTRMIAQADIDAEKLRAQVAREAEQIRAAASDQAERVVNEGRAQAASALQDAQIEANSIIADAKRDAEQLLQDAQREAAAIRGAVATEAAEVRATSKREAAATKSDADREAAEVRAVAAKEAQASREASAGLDTEVAERRAELERELADARNQHEAQLEAERIAQRQDLAQAAAAQASQLEAELSEHRTGLERSRIDHETELAKLRQAAHAEAEQQRHDAEQARIDLEVELKSRRDEAEKEHLARHQEAVAQTQRFLDDANVQLADALGRANDAREEAKAIETDVRAEVHTKRKEAEGQAAQIVAAAEDRAKAMIEDAENRTRKLVDDAEDRLSQIRIERESVAGYFESLRGALAQAEEVSSSHGE from the coding sequence GTGCCCGAAGAGTCAGAGTTCACCCAGGTCTTCCGCGGCTATGACAAGGACGAGGTCGACAAGGCTCTGCAAGAGCTGCGCCGCGAGCTGATCAAGGCCAACACGCAGGCGTCGGATGCCGGCAAGGAGATCAAGCGACTGAACGGCCGCATCGACGAGCTGAACGCCGAGATCGAAGAGGTCGGCAGCCCGACCTTCTCCGGCCTCGGCACCAAGCTCGAGAACACGCTGCGCGTCGCCGAGGAGCAGTCGACGCGCATGATCGCCCAGGCTGACATCGACGCGGAGAAGCTGCGGGCGCAGGTCGCGCGTGAAGCGGAGCAGATCCGCGCAGCGGCGAGCGATCAGGCGGAGCGGGTCGTGAACGAGGGCCGTGCGCAGGCCGCCTCCGCCCTGCAGGACGCGCAGATCGAGGCGAACTCGATCATCGCCGATGCGAAGCGCGACGCCGAGCAGTTGCTTCAGGATGCGCAGCGCGAGGCCGCGGCCATCCGCGGAGCCGTCGCGACGGAGGCGGCAGAGGTGCGGGCGACCAGCAAGCGCGAGGCCGCGGCGACGAAGTCGGATGCGGACCGCGAGGCCGCAGAGGTGCGCGCCGTCGCCGCAAAGGAGGCTCAGGCGAGCCGCGAGGCATCGGCAGGCCTCGACACCGAGGTCGCAGAGCGCCGCGCCGAGCTCGAGCGCGAGCTCGCCGACGCCCGCAACCAGCACGAGGCGCAGCTCGAGGCGGAGCGCATCGCCCAGCGCCAGGATCTGGCGCAGGCCGCGGCCGCCCAGGCATCCCAGCTCGAAGCCGAGCTCTCCGAGCACCGCACGGGACTCGAGCGGAGCCGCATCGACCACGAAACCGAGCTCGCCAAGCTGCGTCAGGCGGCGCATGCCGAGGCCGAGCAGCAGCGTCACGACGCCGAGCAGGCGCGCATCGATCTCGAGGTCGAGTTGAAGTCCCGCCGCGACGAGGCCGAGAAGGAGCACCTCGCTCGCCACCAGGAGGCGGTCGCCCAGACGCAGCGCTTCCTCGACGACGCGAACGTGCAGCTCGCCGACGCGCTGGGGCGCGCGAATGACGCGCGCGAGGAGGCGAAGGCCATCGAGACGGATGTCCGTGCGGAGGTGCACACCAAGCGGAAGGAAGCCGAGGGACAGGCCGCGCAGATCGTCGCCGCCGCAGAGGACCGCGCGAAGGCCATGATCGAGGATGCTGAGAACCGCACTCGGAAGCTCGTGGACGACGCTGAGGACCGCCTTTCGCAGATCCGCATCGAGCGCGAGTCCGTCGCCGGCTACTTCGAGAGCCTGCGCGGCGCGCTCGCGCAGGCCGAAGAGGTCTCGTCCTCCCACGGTGAGTGA
- a CDS encoding lytic transglycosylase domain-containing protein produces MHNSFKKKSRPIVVLFAVAAIAGFFMINLVNPNSFATADASVRFAHVTDRYAGQQPQAVDIGADYQPVSVEREQYSATVSPKPAPTPTPAPSATKAAAKPVAAAPQAPAASPGTAQAWAQQYLASMGMGDDQYSCLAALWNRESGWNVHASNASGAYGIPQALPGSKMASAGPDWQNSYQTQITWGMGYVDGRYGNPCGAWAHSQSTGWY; encoded by the coding sequence ATGCACAATTCTTTCAAGAAGAAGTCCCGGCCGATCGTGGTCCTGTTCGCCGTCGCGGCGATTGCAGGGTTCTTCATGATCAACCTGGTCAATCCGAACAGCTTTGCGACCGCCGACGCCTCTGTGCGGTTCGCACATGTCACCGACCGCTACGCAGGTCAGCAGCCGCAGGCCGTCGACATCGGCGCCGACTACCAGCCGGTGTCGGTCGAGCGCGAGCAGTACAGCGCCACCGTGTCACCGAAGCCCGCTCCCACTCCGACGCCGGCTCCGAGCGCGACGAAGGCGGCCGCGAAGCCGGTTGCCGCTGCACCGCAGGCGCCTGCCGCGTCGCCAGGCACCGCGCAGGCCTGGGCTCAGCAGTACCTCGCGTCGATGGGCATGGGCGATGACCAGTACAGCTGCCTCGCGGCGCTGTGGAACCGCGAGTCCGGCTGGAACGTGCACGCCTCCAACGCGAGCGGCGCCTACGGCATCCCGCAGGCGCTGCCCGGCAGCAAGATGGCCAGCGCCGGCCCCGACTGGCAGAACAGCTACCAGACCCAGATCACCTGGGGCATGGGCTATGTCGACGGCCGCTACGGCAACCCGTGCGGCGCATGGGCCCACTCCCAGTCGACCGGGTGGTACTGA
- a CDS encoding AI-2E family transporter, which produces MKIRNAFTLGLVGTLGVGLGYLILTSIVNLTTVITYIGAALFIALGLEPLIEFLAKRGVPRWASIVIVFVVILGVAVGVIWAIVPVIVQQSASLIQSVTNFVDEGTYQQWYQWLQGQFQPGVVDNAVSQVWHQLQANLGTITGGVLQVGLGLISGAFGVLIVLILTIYFAASLKNIKRGAYSLVPASKRRRFIDIAEQVTDSVGKYVIGQVSLALVNGILSSIFLTIIRAPYPMLLAVIAFVFSLVPLVGTLTGSALICLLCLLLGSPLTALVAAIYYLVYMQVEAYLLSPRIMNRAVSVPGALVVVAALAGGTLLGVLGALVAIPFAASVLLIVRQVVIPRQNEL; this is translated from the coding sequence GTGAAGATCAGGAACGCGTTCACCCTGGGGCTCGTCGGAACCCTGGGCGTCGGTCTCGGGTACTTGATCCTGACGTCGATCGTCAATCTGACGACCGTCATCACCTACATCGGCGCTGCGCTGTTCATCGCGCTCGGCCTCGAGCCCCTCATCGAATTCCTCGCGAAGCGGGGGGTGCCGCGCTGGGCATCCATCGTCATCGTGTTCGTCGTGATCCTGGGGGTCGCGGTCGGGGTGATCTGGGCGATCGTCCCTGTGATCGTGCAGCAGAGCGCCTCGCTCATCCAGTCGGTCACCAACTTCGTCGACGAGGGCACGTACCAGCAGTGGTATCAGTGGCTGCAGGGCCAGTTCCAGCCCGGCGTCGTCGACAACGCGGTCTCGCAGGTGTGGCATCAGCTGCAGGCCAATCTCGGCACGATCACCGGCGGCGTGCTGCAGGTCGGCCTCGGCCTCATCTCCGGTGCGTTCGGCGTGCTGATCGTTCTGATCCTCACGATCTACTTCGCGGCGAGCCTCAAGAACATCAAGCGCGGCGCGTATTCGCTCGTCCCGGCGAGCAAGCGGAGGCGATTCATCGACATCGCCGAGCAGGTGACGGACTCGGTCGGCAAGTACGTCATCGGCCAGGTGTCACTAGCGCTCGTCAACGGCATCCTGTCGTCGATCTTCCTGACCATCATCCGCGCGCCGTACCCCATGCTGCTCGCGGTGATCGCGTTCGTGTTCTCTCTGGTTCCCCTTGTCGGAACTCTCACCGGCTCAGCGTTGATCTGTTTGCTCTGCCTGCTGCTCGGCTCGCCTCTGACCGCCCTCGTCGCAGCGATCTACTACCTCGTCTACATGCAGGTCGAGGCATACCTGCTCAGTCCGCGCATCATGAACCGGGCTGTCTCGGTCCCTGGCGCGCTCGTCGTCGTCGCGGCCCTTGCGGGCGGCACGTTGCTCGGCGTGCTCGGGGCGCTCGTCGCGATTCCGTTCGCCGCGTCGGTGCTGCTCATCGTGCGGCAGGTCGTGATCCCGCGGCAGAACGAGCTCTGA
- a CDS encoding alpha/beta hydrolase produces MTTVEIRGPIELPAVREDIEFTTLDRLRLVGELATPTGGHPIATLVTLHPLPTHGGFMDSHILRKAAARLPALANLAVLRFNTRGTASPRGTSDGAFGDGVTERFDLEAAVRFARERGLPRPWIVGWSFGTEVAIKYGLAHDEVEGAILLSPPMNRATRDDLAAWHGAGKRLVVLVPEHDDFLRPAEAEPVFRQAVPEAEFIAVPGGKHLWVGETQTRTVLTEIVRAVNPAALPLPETYEL; encoded by the coding sequence ATGACCACCGTGGAGATCCGCGGCCCGATCGAGTTGCCTGCTGTGCGCGAGGACATCGAGTTCACGACGCTCGACCGGCTGCGCCTGGTCGGCGAGCTGGCGACGCCCACCGGCGGGCATCCGATCGCCACCCTCGTCACCCTGCACCCGCTGCCGACGCACGGCGGGTTCATGGACTCGCACATCCTCCGCAAAGCGGCAGCCCGGCTGCCCGCGCTCGCCAACCTGGCCGTGCTGCGGTTCAACACGCGCGGAACCGCGTCGCCGCGCGGCACGAGCGACGGCGCCTTCGGCGATGGCGTCACCGAGCGCTTCGACCTCGAGGCGGCCGTGCGGTTCGCGCGCGAGCGGGGGCTGCCTCGGCCGTGGATCGTCGGCTGGTCGTTCGGCACAGAGGTCGCGATCAAGTACGGCCTGGCGCACGACGAGGTCGAGGGCGCGATCCTGCTCTCGCCGCCCATGAACCGCGCCACCCGCGACGACCTCGCGGCCTGGCACGGCGCCGGGAAGCGCCTCGTCGTGCTCGTGCCCGAGCATGACGACTTCCTGCGGCCGGCCGAGGCCGAGCCCGTCTTCCGCCAGGCCGTGCCGGAGGCCGAGTTCATCGCCGTGCCCGGCGGCAAGCATCTGTGGGTGGGCGAGACCCAGACCCGAACCGTGCTCACCGAGATCGTGCGCGCGGTCAACCCGGCGGCGCTACCCCTGCCCGAGACCTACGAGCTCTAG